The Nymphalis io chromosome 14, ilAglIoxx1.1, whole genome shotgun sequence genome has a segment encoding these proteins:
- the LOC126773323 gene encoding DENN domain-containing protein Crag isoform X2 — MDERRVADYFVVAGLPEQPEVLDDSDSGHLKGYSTKPPITDIGVIFPGLGETVPNGYEMLELTPTGLPADLNHGSMRSPECFLCLRRGRDRPPLVDIGVMYDGRERLMADAEMVLVSVGGRLANVNNSTAKTFITYRRAHPTAPCNALVVVDVCVIVASRGETPPHAFCMIAKNLNKGLMGSDVFLCYKKSMNRPPLIAYKPEVLFRYPTVDRRSLVFPTSVPLFCLPMGATLELWPNNAASPKPVFSTFVLTVADATDKVYGSAVTFYESYSHSQLSESQAEQLGWRAGVSHNTHALHANKSICLLSRWPFSDTFERWLLYILEMSWSKEPLNIPIERYITHLLEEVPFPEPRILLQLSPTNPHDRVIVTRRDDQPLVRSGAGFRQLLLNLGPDNCLLLLALAITEQKILIHSLRPDTLTAVSEAVSSLLFPFKWQCPYIPLCPLGLAEVLHAPLPYLIGVDSRFFDLYEPPPDVTCVDLDTNNITICESQRHISLKILPKRQARTLRQTLEQLFANIRPASPVHSSNDSKYNGEPTTSLDRDFQKRKKEQALELKIQEAFLRFMAVTLQGYRSYLIPITKAPTVGTTDPHALFHMDAFLRSRDKTYQRFYALIMRTQMFTRFIEERSFVCDADQCLTFFDECTERVAAVDEPLLGLDAGNASERTVFVLPPDPPDPEGQYTYEKLVLDERLATRGREGRSLRAAPPAALASAESLADASPMARRTKNEIVAAQRLARKASLSPEAWAKCLLGACYSLYFLALPCRLILCRGKEHATLRSAYELLERATKLRVPLDEVCYRVMMQLCGIHSLPVLAVQLLFLMKRAGLQPNALTYGYYNRCVLEAEWPQDMPSGSQLLWNKLRVAVLGAALFRHAGAQRAARNGSGTLPRVRTVGGEGADLSALALAEPNRSRSSLDSAGEASAGASAFEALVRRGNIVRAATAHPRHCQLSAHAGILISGLPSDPDLTRTTRPRSNSLGNEETEPTLSITEKRQTIHVSPDSPSDLRILTRSESFAGDAQIVQNLQRLSFSSGTSNPKSRCSRTLSFPEEPEKEAAATDPLETTKSSPLKLSPRTPVLADDPLGALSAAAAPPPRAPAPAPAPPPRHDLSVSPKLFHRRSGSFHEDTAPLAGKLHRSETAPATVSSGLASIGNTLKISFGRFSPARLSLRKENMNIGKAMIENYLSPTSIAGKKSNELLQSGLSSLKSAATSMAKKFDEMKEVISANSTPVKGAIGNATSALTSFMTEDDSADGSSELNPDEFTSGSGFRRASSDAELACSMERGSLATLLAHLPDNLYPSADNSKSDNPSIEVHITSCSQCHQCLAFLYDEDIMAGWAADDSNLNTRCTACGRHTVPLLSIQVIRIGQAQAETLSVPYLNPLVLRKEFESILGREGDSCLAEPEFVESHPIVYWNLVWFLERANIENHLPDLLSPDYSAKYMSSDSDPLPDMEKPAGVSVVCAWEGARAAEGDAPALHRAWRGRLQPRSRTLRALLLTDHDCSKHYSVVLAVLDGLLSNDLSDAIRKLASWRESTCGNKRYYSYYRDILFLAMAALGEQNIDFLALQNEYTRALDQLGTEARPQDLPPSTTAICCRHYFKRLRLTVNE, encoded by the exons gcgTCATGTACGATGGTAGAGAGAGATTGATGGCAGATGCCGAGATGGTTCTGGTCTCCGTCGGGGGTCGACTCGCCAACGTGAACAATTCTACCGCGAAAACATTCATAACGTACAGACGCGCTCATCCCACTGCGCCCTGCAACGCGCTCGTAGTTGTCGACGTGTGTGTAATAGTGGCCAGTAGAGGGGAGACTCCGCCTCATGCGTTCTGTATGATTGccaaaaatcttaataaag GTTTAATGGGAAGTGACGTATTCCTCTGTTACAAGAAGTCAATGAACCGTCCGCCGCTAATAGCCTATAAACCAGAAGTACTGTTTAG ATATCCAACAGTCGACCGACGTAGTCTAGTTTTCCCGACGTCCGTGCCACTATTCTGTTTGCCAATGGGCGCTACGTTGGAACTGTGGCCGAACAATGCCGCGTCACCGAAGCCGGTATTCTCTACCTTCGTCCTGACGGTAGCCGATGCCACTGATAAG GTGTACGGGTCCGCGGTGACGTTCTACGAGAGCTACTCGCACTCGCAGCTAAGCGAGTCGCAGGCGGAGCAGCTGGGCTGGCGCGCGGGCGTCTCGCACAACACGCACGCGCTGCACGCCAACAAGTCTATCTGCCTTCTCTCGCGCTGGCCCTTCAGCGACACTTTCGAACGCTGGCTGCTCTACATACTG GAGATGTCATGGAGCAAAGAACCCTTAAATATACCGATTGAACGATATATAACACATTTGTTAGAAGAAGTTCCTTTTCCCGAACCAAGAATATTATTAcag TTATCACCAACGAACCCCCACGACCGGGTCATCGTGACGCGTCGCGATGATCAGCCGCTGGTCCGCAGCGGGGCCGGCTTCAGACAGCTGCTGCTGAACCTGGGACCTGACAACTGCCTCCTGCTACTCGCTCTGGCCATCACCGAGCAAAAGATACTTATACATTCATTGAG gcCCGACACATTGACCGCCGTATCTGAGGCAGTTTCGAGTCTCCTGTTTCCATTTAAATGGCAGTGTCCATACATACCTCTATGCCCTTTAG GCTTAGCAGAAGTACTTCATGCGCCGTTGCCGTATCTTATAGGCGTGGATTCGAGGTTCTTTGACCTCTACGAGCCACCACCGGACGTCACGTGCGTCGATCTTGACACTAATAACATTACT ATATGTGAATCCCAGCGACATATCTCGTTGAAAATTCTACCGAAACGACAAGCGAGGACACTTCGCCAGACACTCGAACAGTTATTTGCCAACATAAGACCTG ccTCACCTGTCCACTCTTCAAATGATAGTAAATATAACGGAGAACCAACAACAAGCTTGGATCGAGATTTTCAGAAAAGAAAGAAAGAG CAAGCTTTAGAACTGAAGATTCAGGAAGCGTTTCTACGGTTCATGGCGGTAACTCTACAGGGTTACCGAAGCTACCTCATACCGATAACCAAAGCACCCACCGTCGGTACCACCGACCCACATGCCTTGTTCCACATGGACGCCTTCTTGAGGTCTAGGGAtaag ACGTACCAGCGGTTCTACGCGCTCATAATGCGCACGCAGATGTTCACGCGGTTCATCGAGGAGCGCTCGTTCGTGTGCGACGCGGACCAGTGCCTCACGTTCTTCGACGAGTGCACGGAGCGCGTGGCCGCCGTCGACGAGCCGCTGCTCGGCCTCGACGCCGGCAACGCGTCCGAGCGGACCGTGTTCGTGCTGCCGCCGGACCCGCCCGACCCCG AGGGGCAGTACACGTACGAGAAGCTGGTGCTGGACGAGCGGCTGGCCACGCGCGGCCGCGAGGGCCGCTCGctgcgcgccgcgccgcccgccgcgctcgCGTCGGCCGAGTCGCTGGCCGACGCCTCGCCCATGGCGCGCCGCACCAAGAACGAGATCGTCGCCGCGCAGCG TTTGGCACGCAAAGCGAGTCTTTCGCCCGAAGCGTGGGCGAAATGTCTCCTGGGCGCTTGTTATTCGCTTTATTTCCTGGCGCTACCGTGTCGCCTTATACTGTGTCGGGGAAAGGAGCACGCAACCCTTCGCAGCGCTTACGAGCTGTTGGAACGTGCGACTAAACTGAGAGTGCCTTTGGATGAG gtatGCTACAGAGTAATGATGCAGCTATGCGGTATTCACTCCTTGCCAGTACTGGCCGTACAATTGCTGTTTCTGATGAAGAGAGCTGGACTACAACCGAACGCCCTCACATACGGTTACTACAACCGCTGTGTGCTCGAAGCGGAGTGGCCGCAAGACATGCCGAG CGGCTCGCAGTTGCTGTGGAACAAGCTGCGCGTGGCCGTGCTGGGCGCCGCGCTGTTCCGCCACGCCGGCGCGCAGCGCGCCGCGCGGAACG GCTCCGGTACTCTACCGCGAGTTCGCACAGTCGGCGGTGAGGGTGCGGATCTATCGGCATTGGCGTTAGCCGAACCTAATCGTAGCAGATCAAGTCTCGATTCTG CGGGCGAGGCGAGTGCGGGCGCCAGCGCGTTCGAGGCGCTGGTGCGGCGCGGGAACATCGTGCGCGCCGCCACGGCGCACCCGCGGCACTGCCAGCTGTCCGCGCACGCCGGCATACTCATCTCAG GTCTGCCGTCCGATCCCGACCTGACCAGAACCACGAGGCCCAGAAGTAACTCCTTAGGGAACGAGGAGACCGAACCGACGTTGTCGATTACTGAGAAGAGACAG ACGATCCACGTAAGTCCAGACAGTCCGTCCGATCTACGTATCCTGACACGATCCGAGAGTTTCGCTGGAGATGCGCAAATAGTTCAGAACTTACAGAGGCTATCATTCTCTAGTG GCACGTCGAATCCTAAGTCCCGTTGTTCGCGAACGCTAAGTTTCCCTGAGGAGCCAGAGAAAGAAGCGGCAGCTACTGATCCATTGGAGACGACGAAATCATCACCACTCAA GCTGTCCCCGCGCACGCCGGTGCTGGCGGACGACCCGCTGGGCGCGCTGAGCGCGGCCGCGGCGCCGCCCCCccgcgcgcccgcgcccgcgcccgcgccgccgccgcgccacGACCTCAGCGTCAGCCCCAAGCTGTTCCACCGCCGCAGCGGCTCCTTCCACGAGGACACCGCGCCCCTCGCTGG GAAACTGCACAGGAGCGAGACGGCGCCCGCCACCGTGTCGTCCGGGCTGGCCAGCATCGGGAACACGCTCAAGATCAGCTTCGG ACGCTTTTCGCCTGCAAGACTGTCGTTGCGCAAGGAAAACATGAATATCGGCAAAGCAATGATCGAGAACTACCTCAG CCCAACAAGTATAGCGGGTAAGAAGTCAAACGAATTACTCCAAAGCGGTCTCAGTAGTCTCAAGTCTGCGGCGACCAGTATGGCGAAGAAATTTGACGAAATGAAAGAGGTTATATCAGCGAACTCGACACCGGTCAAAGGCGCTATCGGTAACGCAACGAGCGCCCTGACAAGTTTCATGACGGAGGACGATTCGGCGGACGGATCCTCTGAGTTGAATCCAGATG AGTTTACATCGGGGTCTGGGTTCCGACGCGCGTCGAGTGACGCCGAGCTGGCGTGCAGTATGGAGCGCGGCTCGCTGGCCACGCTGCTGGCGCACTTGCCCGACAATCTCTACCCGTCCGCC GACAATTCAAAGTCGGATAACCCGTCAATAGAAGTCCACATAACGTCGTGTTCGCAATGCCACCAGTGCCTCGCATTTCTGTACGACGAAGACATCATGGCGGGCTGGGCGGCCGACGACTCTAACCTTAACACGCGCTGTACTGCTTGCGGACGGCATACTGTACCGCTTTTATCGATACAA GTAATTCGAATAGGACAAGCGCAAGCAGAAACATTAAGCGTGCCTTATTTAAATCCATTGGTTCTGAGGAAAGAATTCGAATCTATTTTAG GTAGGGAAGGCGATTCTTGTCTTGCGGAACCGGAGTTCGTCGAATCGCATCCTATAGTATATTGGAATTTGGTTTGGTTCCTCGAACGCGCCAATATTGAGAATCATCTCCCCGACTTGTTGAGTCCCGATTACTCTGCGAAGTATATGAGTTCTGATTCTGATCCCTTGCCGGATATGGAAAAACCTGccg GCGTGTCGGTGGTGTGCGCGTGGGAGGGCGCGCGCGCGGCCGAGGGCGACGCGCCGGCGCTGCACCGCGCGTGGCGCGGCCGCCTGCAGCCGCGCTCGCGCACGCTGCGCGCGCTGCTGCTCACCGACCACGACTGCTCCAAGCACTACTC TGTCGTACTAGCAGTGTTGGACGGTCTCTTAAGTAATGATCTCTCCGACGCGATCAGAAAATTGGCCTCGTGGCGAGAATCCACCTGTGGAAACAAACGCTACTATTCGTATTACAG ggATATCCTCTTCCTGGCAATGGCGGCTCTGGGTGAACAGAACATCGACTTCTTAGCGTTACAGAACGAGTACACTCGCGCCCTCGACCAACTCGGCACTGAAGCCAGACCCCAGGACTTACCGCCTTCAACGACGGCCATATGTTGCAGGCATTACTTCAAGAGATTGCGTCTAACTGTAAACGAATAA